The window TAGTTTTATCTTTATTGAAACCACTATCTTATGGTTTGTTCATCAAGATGCTTCTACCGGTTATGCAAAGATTATTTCCCATTTAATTATTATCTGTTTACTGGCTATTCTACTCGTTAAAAACATGAGGGAAGTTGAAAGAAGCAAACAGAGTTGGTTTATTTTCGGAGCCCTATTTCTGTACTATAGCGTATCTTTATTTTTATTCTTGTTAATTAATCAATTGACTGAGCACAGCATCAATCTTTGGATTATAAATAATATTCTTTCTTCTATTTTATACGGTAGTTTCATCTATACATTTTACAGTTTCAAAAAATGGAAGTCAAGATCTTATATATAGTAATTATGATTATCGTACTATCGATAATTATAATTACTTTTTTTGCGGTATATAGAGCCTTTATTCAAAAGATTTTGAGAGAACAATCCAGGCAACATCAATTAGAGTTAGAGCATCAAAAAGAGATTAGCATGCAATATACCATTGTGCAGGAAAATGAAAGGAAACGGATAGCTGAAATGCTGCATGATGATGTGGGGAACAAGCTCAATATTCTCTCACTCTGGATTAATAACGAAGATACATGGAATAGCAATCGTTCAAAGGAAGTGGTTAGTCAACAGATACCAACGCTAATTGAAGCGGTTCGGAACATATCGCACACTTTATATCCAGCTAATCTGGAGAAATTTGGCTTAATTTTTCAAATTGAAGCTTTAATTGCTTCGGTTAATACATCTCTATCAATTCAATTAATAGCCCAGCATGATTACCAAAAAAAAGATATTTCAATTGAAGTGAAAATCTATCGTATCATCCAGGAGTTTTTAACTAATGTTATTAAGCATGCTCATGCAAAAAAAATGCTAATCCATTTAAGAGATACTGAGACCTCTTTTGCAATGATTTTATCGGATAACGGCATAGGGTTTAATCATGACACGCTGCAAAAGGGGATGGGACTTAAAAATATTGATGGTAGAATTCAATCTATTGATGCATATAGTAAGTGGAAAAGTAAAACAGCTAAGGGGACTAGATTAATTATAGCCTATTTAAAACCGTGAGTACAATAATAAAATTAGCATTAGTAGATGACGAGCCTTTAATTTTAGAAGGACTCTCGCTTTTATTTTCAAATGTAGAAAATATAAAAGTTGTTAAAACAGCCAGTAGTGGTGAAGATTTTCTATACGAGATGGAAGGAATTCAAAAATCAGATTTTCCTGATATTGCCCTGATCGATGTTCAAATGAAGCCAATGGATGGTTTTGATTTAGTTGAAGTTTTGAGAGCGAAATATCCTGATTTGAAAATCATTATACTCTCATCTCATTACAAAAGTAATGTGCTCGGGCATATGATTAAGTTAGGAGTTTCAGCTTTTATCCCTAAAAACTCAAATAAGATTGAGCTTTTGCAAGTTGTAGAATCAGTATATGAAAAGGGGGTATATTTTACGAAGAAGGATCAGGATATGCTTGTAGATTTTATGATAAGTAAACCAAAACAACCCACTTTAGAGGCTGAACAAGAGTTATCGAGTAGAGAAATTGATGTATTAAAATTAATTTGTCAAGAATACACCAATCAAGAAATTGCAGATCAATTGTTCATTAGTAAAAGAACGGTTGAAGGTCATCGTCAAAGAATATTAGAAAAAGTTGGAGCGAAGAATACCGTTGGACTAGTCGTTTATGCAATAGCCCATAATATTCACCCCATTTCATAATTCCATTATCAGGTATAAATACGTGCCAGTCAATTAGGTATTTTCTACTCTAAAATACCTTGATATAATTCTGTCTATTTGTAATGATCAACCTATTGAATAGTTCAATAGCAATGTGAGCAATTGTGCAGCCACAATAATCACAGATCAAAAGAACGACCTATACAGAATTAAAACTTGACCTATGCCTGATACGATGAAAAAAAACTCAAATCAATTGCCTAGAGAGGATATTAAAGCCTATTCTCAACTTGCTGGTAACCAACAAATCATTCGAAAGATAAAAATAGGAGATTTAGATGTAATTGTATCTGCAGAAGATAATCATACGATAGATCTCAATGCATATGCTGGATTGAATTTAGCACTTTTTGCTGAGCAAATCACTTTATCAGGATCTGTAAAAGCAAATAAGCTTGCTGTATCTACAGATATCTTGGTTTTAGGTACAGGTGCTGAGCTAGACACTTCGGGAGCAGATGGACTAGTTACTCCCGGAGTAGCAGTTGATTCACCAGGAAAAGAGGGAGATAATGG is drawn from Marivirga arenosa and contains these coding sequences:
- a CDS encoding sensor histidine kinase, whose product is MEVKILYIVIMIIVLSIIIITFFAVYRAFIQKILREQSRQHQLELEHQKEISMQYTIVQENERKRIAEMLHDDVGNKLNILSLWINNEDTWNSNRSKEVVSQQIPTLIEAVRNISHTLYPANLEKFGLIFQIEALIASVNTSLSIQLIAQHDYQKKDISIEVKIYRIIQEFLTNVIKHAHAKKMLIHLRDTETSFAMILSDNGIGFNHDTLQKGMGLKNIDGRIQSIDAYSKWKSKTAKGTRLIIAYLKP
- a CDS encoding response regulator transcription factor, whose product is MSTIIKLALVDDEPLILEGLSLLFSNVENIKVVKTASSGEDFLYEMEGIQKSDFPDIALIDVQMKPMDGFDLVEVLRAKYPDLKIIILSSHYKSNVLGHMIKLGVSAFIPKNSNKIELLQVVESVYEKGVYFTKKDQDMLVDFMISKPKQPTLEAEQELSSREIDVLKLICQEYTNQEIADQLFISKRTVEGHRQRILEKVGAKNTVGLVVYAIAHNIHPIS